The sequence below is a genomic window from Lysobacter stagni.
CACGTAGATCCTGCCGCGTGCTTCGCCCGTGGCCAGCTCCGCGCCCCACGTCGCGGCCTCCAGGGTGCCGGTGAGATACACGTACGCCGCGGCCTTGCGGCTTCCATAGTTGGAGGGATAGCCGGGCAGGATCAGATCGCCCGGTTTCAGGTCCGCACGCGTACCGTGATAGAACCGCTGCGGAAACAGGCGGGCGCCATCGCTCATCGCGGCGCCTCCTGAAGATCGATGCGATCGTGTTGCTCGCGTGCGGCGACGAACGCGGTGTGCCTTGGTGGCGAGGTATGCATGAACGCTCTCCCAGTCGTCGATTCCGATGAATCGCGGCGATTGGGCACCATGGCCAGGGGCTTGCTGCAAGCCCCCGGGCTGATAGGATATTGAAACGGGAGGCGCCAGGCGGCGACTCCCCTTTTTATTGGGCGCCTTCGGCAGCCCATGCGCTCACGTGGTGCGTCGGGTGGTTGGCGTGCTTCGCGTAGCCCTTCAGCAGCTCGATCACGGCCGGCAATCGGCGTTGGATTCCAGCGCTTGTTGGCGTCCGGCCCCGCGTTACTTCTCGCCGATCGCCTCCCACGCGACTTCGCGCGCGCCCGGGGGCGGCGTGAACGTGAAGCGCGCATCGTCGACCCGCACGTCGGTGTTCCACGTCAGTTCCGCGCTGTAGCCGGGCAGGCCGGGATCGCGCGTATCGACGCGACTGAGCTTGCACAACAGGCCGCGCCCGTCGACGTACAACTCCCACGACACGCCGTCGCGCTTGTAGGAGTACTGGCGACATGCGGTCCCGCGCACCAGTGCTTCGCCGGTGAAGCTGGCGCGCGTGGCGCCCTGAAGCACCGCGGCCTCGCTGTCCCACGCCAATACTTCGGCAATCGGCAGTTCGAAGCCCGCGCGCCGGCGTACTTCCTGCAACACCGTCGGCAGCGTGCCTGGCGCGGCCACGCGCGCGTAAACGTTCCGGTCCGGTGCGAACACGGTGAGCGTGGCGCCGTCGTAGGTCACTTCGCGACGCAGGTTCTTGCCGTTCACGGCCGCGTGCAGGTGCGAGGGCTTGCTGACGTCGTAATGCGCCTTGCCCTCGAACGTGCGATAGCCGCCCGTGGCCAGCGCCGTCTTGGTGGTGACGTCGGCGTCGAGCGTGTAGCGCTGCAGCTCACGCAGCTTCGCCGACACGCGTGCGATGGCCTGCGCCGCCTTCGGATCCACTTCCTTCTTCGTCTGCGCGAGCGATGCGCCGGCAACCACGCACGATATCGCCACTCCAATCATCACACTGCGCAACGCATGGGCAACGATCACGTTCGGTCTCCGTCGATGGGGAAGGACGGCGCGCATCAGCGCGCTCAGGGTTGGTAATAGATCGTGGTGTCGCCGACGGCCGTCTCCTGCTTGAACACCTTTGCGGTGCCGAAGCCGGAGACCGTCAGCGTTTCGTTGGACTGCCAACGCACCGTCAGGCCGGGCTTCCCGCCGACGATGAACGCGTTGCCAGGCACGTTGGGCATGTTGGCCGTCGCGGGCATGACGGACACCTGCACGTTCGCGTCCGCGCCGGGCCCGCATTCGCGCGAGAAGACCAGCGCGGTCTTCTTGCCCGATGGCGATGGATGCGATCCGATCTCCCGATTGACGCAGCGCTGGCCGCAGCCAGTGCATGCGAAGACCAATACCGTTGCCGCGAGAACGGCGCACTTTGCCATCGGCGATTCCCTCCTCGTCAACGCGCGTTGGACGCAAATCGCGGGGTCGGCGAAGCAGGAGGCCCCCATGAAGGGGGTGTTCCAGCCTGACGCTCCACGCGTTCCATGAAGTGCACCAGGTCCACCAGCGAACGCACGCCCAGCTTGTGCAGGATGCGCGAGCGGTGAACCTTCACGGTCTTCTCGGCCACGCCCAGGTCCGCCGCGATCTGCTTGTTGAGGCGAGCCGCCAGGAGATAGGGCACCACCTCGCGTTCGCGCGGCGTCAACGTGTCCAGCAGCGCCTGCGCGTCGTGCTGGTCCACGCGCGAGCGCCGCACCTCTTCGTCCAGCGAGATGCCGCGGCGCACCGCGTCCAGGAGAGTGGCGCCGTCCACGGGCTTGGTCAGGAAGTCGATTGCACCGGCCTTCATCGCGCGGACGCTGGTGGGGATGTCGCCGCAGCCACTCAGGAAGATCACCGGACAGCCCACGCCGCGTTCGCGCAGCAGCGCCTGCAACTCCAGGCCGTTCATGCCGGGCATGGACAGATCGAGCACCACGCAGCCGGCCATCGATGCGTCGTAGGCATCGAGAAACGCGCGTGTGGTCGAGCAGGGGCAGGTCGCCAGCCCGTCGGAGGTCAGCAGTCGGGTCACCGCGGTCAGGACACCGGGGTCGTCGTCCACCAGGTAGACGGTCGGGTTCACGTTGACACCTCCTGACGTGGCAGATCGAAACAGGCGCGCGCGCCTCGTGGCTGCGCGTTCTCGACCCAGATGCGCCCGCCGTGGGCGCGGATGATGGTGCGGCAGACGGCCAGGCCCATGCCCATGCCGGTGGTCTTGGTGGATTCGAACGGCGTGAAGATGCGTTCCAGCATGTCGGCGGGAATGCCGGTGCCCGAATCCACCACCTCGGTGCATACGCCGATCTCCGACGGACTGGTACGCACCAGCACCGTGCGCTCACCCTGTTCATCCGGGAGTGCGTCGCAGGCATTGATCAGCAGGTTGAGCAGCACCTGCTGCAGCTGTATGCGATCGCCCAGGCACGTGGGCAGCCCCGGCGCGAGGTGCAGGCGGCAGACCACACGTCGATTGAGCAGGTCGTTGCGCATCAGGCGCATGCAGTCCTGCACCACCACGTTGACATCGAGTGGTGCGTACTCCCGCGTTTCCTTCTTCAGCAGGCCACGCAGGCCATCGATCACCTGACCGGCACGCCGGTCGTTCTCGACGATGTCGGCCAGGATCTCCTGCACCTCGCCGATGTCGGACGGGTCGCGCCGGAGTATGCGTTGCGCGGCCTGCGCATTGCTGAGGATCGCGGCGAGCGGTTGGTTGAGCTCGTGCGCCAGCGATCCGGACAGCTCGCCCAGCATGGTCACACGCGACAGATGCGCCAGGCCTTCGCGCTCCGCCGCGACCTCGTGCTCCATGCGGCGGCGAGAGGTAAGGTCGGATACAGCGACGACGGCGTGCGGGGTGTCGTCGATCCGAAGCGGACTGACGCGCACCTCGACGGGGAACTCTTCGCCGTCCTTGCGCACTCCGATCGAATCATCGTTGGCGGGTCGGGGGGCGCGATCGCGCTCGGTGGCGCCAGGGGCGTTCATGGCCCCGGGAACGAGCGTTTCCAGTGGAATGCCGGTGATGGTATCGGCCTCGTAGCCGAACACGCGCGCGCCTTCGATGTTGGAACAACGCACACGACCATCCGCATCGATCAGCAGCAGTGCGCTGGGCGCCGCCTCCAGCAGCGTGCGCAGCAGCGTCTCCTCGCCTTTGCGGCGTGTCACGTCGCGCGTGATGCCGCGCACTACCGCGGGGTGGCCCCGCGTGTCGTGCTCGATGTTGCCCTGCACGCTGATCCAGCGCCGCTCGCCATCGGGCCGGAGGACGCGGTACTCCAGCTGGTACGTATCGTCGTGCAGCACGTCGTCGAATTCATGGCGGACCAGACGGTCGTCAGGGTCGGCATTCCGGAACAGCGCATCGCGGGCGCACGCGCTTTCGCCCGGATTGCCGAGCAGGCCGCGGTTGTTCGCGTTCTCGCGGAATGAGTTGTGGACCACATCCCAGGACCACAGCCCGATGCCGGAGGCCGTCGCCGCCAGCTCCAGGTGCGCCTCGGCGAGCAGGCTTCGCCGCTCGCTCTGCTGCAGTTGACTGGACAGGCGCTGCGTGCGGAACAACTCGTTGCTGAGACGGTAGCTCATCGCCACCACCACGATGACGAAGCTGGGCGTGGCCGCCAGCGGAACGCGCGGCAGGCCCAGCGCCATGATCGCGGCGGAGGACATCATCAGCACCACCAGCAGGAACCAGCTGCCGCACACGATCAGCGCCGCGCGGCGGACCGATTCAGGCTCACGCGTGGAGCGCAGCATGGTCTGCGCCAGGTAGATCAGCAGCAGCGCGTTGCTGAACTGGCTCACCATCACCCACGGATTGATGTCGCCGATGGGGTGGGAGATCGTCGCGCCCCACCACTCCGAGCGGCCCACACCGTCCACGCTGATGAAGTTGAGGTTCTCGCCCGTGCTGAAATCCAGTATCAGGCCGAACACGCGCAGCGCCGCCACTCCCGCGGCCAGCACCGGCGAACCCAGGCCGAACCACTGGTGCACCACGTACAGCAGCGACACCACCATCACCGTCACGGGCACGTACATCCAGCGGATGGCGGTTGACATGCGGTTGGGGGAGAGCGCGTGGAACGTCTGGAGTTCAAGCAGCGCGAGGACGGCCACGGACACCGCGGCCAGTGCGAACGCAAGATGTACCCGCTGGCGCAGCTGAGTGAGCCACACCAATCCATGGACCAGCCCGAGCACCAGGCTGGCTGCCGCCAGCATGGGCCATGTGAGGTCGACCCAGCTCATCACCGCGGTCCCTGACGATGCGATACATCCACACGTGTGCCAACCCGAAACCCGAAGTTTGACCCGGCCTACACACGGCCGAGTGCAAACGTGAACCGGCCCGACGGGCGGCGGTTACGGGGCATGGATCTTGCTGTCCTGGTGGTGAAGATGGAGGACAGGCGTGTGGTGGGGGTGTGAAGACAGGACCGGGCCGCACACCCGGTGCCGGACACGCGTAGGGCCAACGGCCAATTGCCGCTGCTGGCGGTGACGCTCACGTTAGCGCCATGCCCGGGAAGCCGCCCACTGTTGCCGTGGTCGACGACGAGGAAGACGTGCGGCATGCGCTGCACCGATTGCTTCGCGCCGCCGGATTCGAAGTGCTGGTCTACGGATCGGGCGCCGACTTCCTGCGTCACGCCGCGGACAGTGCGCCCGATTGCGTGGTGCTGGACCTTCACATGCGCGGCCAGACCGGATTCGACGTGCAAGAAGCGCTCATCAAGCGCTCGCTGTCGATACCGGTGGTGGTGCTGACCGGAAACGACACCGCGGAGAACCGCGCGCGCGCCCTGGCCAACGGTGCGGACGGTTACCTGTGCAAGCCGGTGGACGACGAGGCGCTGATCGACGCCATCGTCGCCGCCATGCAGAAACGCGGCATGCCCGCCTAGGACCCGACCGCCTCGGAGGCACGTACCGGAAGCGCATGCATGAATCCGACCCTTCGCACCCATGACATCAACCGCTCCCGATGGCGGCTCCTCGCGCCGGCGCTGGCAACCCTGGCATTGCTGCCGGGCCGTGCCAGCGCTTCGTTGCTGAGCGGGGAGGCGCTCGACACCGCGGCCAACGTCATCGCCTGGATCGCGCTGCTCATCGTGCCGGTGGTGCTGATCACCGTGTTCTGGCTGGTGCACATCCTTCCGGAGAAGATCGCCGAGAAGCGTCGCCATCCGCAGTTGTCGGCCATCAAGACGCTGTGCCTGCTGTCGCTGGTGTTCGGCGGCCTGCTGTGGCCGTTGGCCTGGTTGTGGGCCTACACCAAGCCGGTGCTGCACAAGATGGCCTACGGCACCGACGTGGACGACCACGCGCACCACGGCGAAGCCCTGTCGCCCCTGCACGACGCAGGCATGGATCGCCACGCGGCATCGCAGCCGGCGCCCACGGTGACGGCCGATGAACCGCCGGCGGAAAGCCGCCAGGCGGAAGTGGACGAACTCAAGCGCCGCATCCGCTCGCTGGAGATGGCACTGGCGATGGCCACCGATCCGCGCCGGGGCGGACCGCCCGGCCCGGGCGAACGCGGGGAGTGAACCATGGAAATCATCCTGCTCCTCATCTACTCGTTCTTCGTGTGGCTGATCTTCTTCAAGTACAAATGGCTGCCGTGGAACTTCACCTCGCAGATCATCGTCGTCTCGCTGCCGATCTTCGCGCTGACGATGGTGATCCTGATCCTCAACGTGGTGGCGCCGTCCTCGTCCGACGTGCGCGTCATCAACTACGTGGTGCAGGTGGTTCCTCGCGTGACCGGACGCGTGATCTCCGTGCCCGTCGAGGCGAACAGGCCCATACGCAAGGGCGACGTGCTCTTCCGCATCGACCCGGTGCCGTTCCAGCAGAACCTGGCCGCGCTGGAAGCCAAGCTGCCGGAGATGTCGGCCAAGCTGGACAGCGCGCAGGCCTACCAGCGCGAACTCAACGAACAACTCAAGTCGGCGCGCTCCACGCGCGACGCCCTGTCCTCGCGGCTCGCACTGGCCGAGAAGCGCGAACGGCAGACGGCCGAACTGGCGCAGACCGGCGCCGGTTCCAAGTTCGACCATGAGCAGGCGCAGACCGAAGCGGCCAGCCTTCGCGCCGAGTACGCCTCCACCGCCGCGCAGATGGCGCAGGTGCAGCAGAAGCTGTCGGCCACCACCAGTGATGGCCAGCTGTCGGAGATCGCCCAGGCGCGCGCGGCGGTCGAACAGCTCAAGGCGCAGATCATCGACGCGCGCTGGGAGCTCGATCAGACCACGGTCTATGCGCCGGCCGACGGCACCGTCATCAACCTCCAGCTGCGCGAAGGTTCCTTCGCTGCGCAACTGCCGCTGACGCCGGTGA
It includes:
- the arr gene encoding NAD(+)--rifampin ADP-ribosyltransferase, whose protein sequence is MSDGARLFPQRFYHGTRADLKPGDLILPGYPSNYGSRKAAAYVYLTGTLEAATWGAELATGEARGRIYVVEPTGPIADDPNLTDRKFPGNPTQSYRSRDALRVTGEILDWQGHSPEALSAMKAHLDRLKSLGIEAIED
- a CDS encoding DUF3302 domain-containing protein; this encodes MNPTLRTHDINRSRWRLLAPALATLALLPGRASASLLSGEALDTAANVIAWIALLIVPVVLITVFWLVHILPEKIAEKRRHPQLSAIKTLCLLSLVFGGLLWPLAWLWAYTKPVLHKMAYGTDVDDHAHHGEALSPLHDAGMDRHAASQPAPTVTADEPPAESRQAEVDELKRRIRSLEMALAMATDPRRGGPPGPGERGE
- a CDS encoding response regulator transcription factor, whose amino-acid sequence is MPGKPPTVAVVDDEEDVRHALHRLLRAAGFEVLVYGSGADFLRHAADSAPDCVVLDLHMRGQTGFDVQEALIKRSLSIPVVVLTGNDTAENRARALANGADGYLCKPVDDEALIDAIVAAMQKRGMPA
- a CDS encoding PAS domain-containing sensor histidine kinase — protein: MSWVDLTWPMLAAASLVLGLVHGLVWLTQLRQRVHLAFALAAVSVAVLALLELQTFHALSPNRMSTAIRWMYVPVTVMVVSLLYVVHQWFGLGSPVLAAGVAALRVFGLILDFSTGENLNFISVDGVGRSEWWGATISHPIGDINPWVMVSQFSNALLLIYLAQTMLRSTREPESVRRAALIVCGSWFLLVVLMMSSAAIMALGLPRVPLAATPSFVIVVVAMSYRLSNELFRTQRLSSQLQQSERRSLLAEAHLELAATASGIGLWSWDVVHNSFRENANNRGLLGNPGESACARDALFRNADPDDRLVRHEFDDVLHDDTYQLEYRVLRPDGERRWISVQGNIEHDTRGHPAVVRGITRDVTRRKGEETLLRTLLEAAPSALLLIDADGRVRCSNIEGARVFGYEADTITGIPLETLVPGAMNAPGATERDRAPRPANDDSIGVRKDGEEFPVEVRVSPLRIDDTPHAVVAVSDLTSRRRMEHEVAAEREGLAHLSRVTMLGELSGSLAHELNQPLAAILSNAQAAQRILRRDPSDIGEVQEILADIVENDRRAGQVIDGLRGLLKKETREYAPLDVNVVVQDCMRLMRNDLLNRRVVCRLHLAPGLPTCLGDRIQLQQVLLNLLINACDALPDEQGERTVLVRTSPSEIGVCTEVVDSGTGIPADMLERIFTPFESTKTTGMGMGLAVCRTIIRAHGGRIWVENAQPRGARACFDLPRQEVST
- a CDS encoding response regulator transcription factor, producing the protein MNPTVYLVDDDPGVLTAVTRLLTSDGLATCPCSTTRAFLDAYDASMAGCVVLDLSMPGMNGLELQALLRERGVGCPVIFLSGCGDIPTSVRAMKAGAIDFLTKPVDGATLLDAVRRGISLDEEVRRSRVDQHDAQALLDTLTPREREVVPYLLAARLNKQIAADLGVAEKTVKVHRSRILHKLGVRSLVDLVHFMERVERQAGTPPSWGPPASPTPRFASNAR
- a CDS encoding DUF2092 domain-containing protein, whose translation is MIVAHALRSVMIGVAISCVVAGASLAQTKKEVDPKAAQAIARVSAKLRELQRYTLDADVTTKTALATGGYRTFEGKAHYDVSKPSHLHAAVNGKNLRREVTYDGATLTVFAPDRNVYARVAAPGTLPTVLQEVRRRAGFELPIAEVLAWDSEAAVLQGATRASFTGEALVRGTACRQYSYKRDGVSWELYVDGRGLLCKLSRVDTRDPGLPGYSAELTWNTDVRVDDARFTFTPPPGAREVAWEAIGEK
- a CDS encoding HlyD family secretion protein: MEIILLLIYSFFVWLIFFKYKWLPWNFTSQIIVVSLPIFALTMVILILNVVAPSSSDVRVINYVVQVVPRVTGRVISVPVEANRPIRKGDVLFRIDPVPFQQNLAALEAKLPEMSAKLDSAQAYQRELNEQLKSARSTRDALSSRLALAEKRERQTAELAQTGAGSKFDHEQAQTEAASLRAEYASTAAQMAQVQQKLSATTSDGQLSEIAQARAAVEQLKAQIIDARWELDQTTVYAPADGTVINLQLREGSFAAQLPLTPVMSFVEKEQIVLAMFAQNELGNVAPGNEAEIFLKTQPNRIIKCKVDSVVWASGTGQLPISGMVPQTGATPLPMGRIAVRLRPTGKDADTFIAMGAQGSGAIYTESGKLLHIIRRVFVRVSTKLDWLVLKLH